The Megalops cyprinoides isolate fMegCyp1 chromosome 10, fMegCyp1.pri, whole genome shotgun sequence genome window below encodes:
- the LOC118784564 gene encoding endothelin-2, whose product MALSLHILLALTVLSLSLQDGAGIPLPGQSQLSAEPAPHRVRTKRCSCNNELDSECHYFCHLDIIWVNTPSKMTIYGLGSPLSRRRRSTGRCACANPADRTCDTFCHNSSENAALLLVNPSTQSWDSADRRTSPDLLASLRNVVRANTLAAELGISPRKKPARSRRPRNR is encoded by the exons ATGGCCCTCTCACTGCACATCCTGCTGGCTCTCACTGTGCTCAGCCTGTCCCTGCAGGACG GAGCCGGAATCCCTCTACCGGGACAGTCCCAGCTCAGCGCCGAGCCCGCCCCGCACCGGGTGCGTACCAAACGCTGCTCCTGCAACAACGAGCTGGACTCGGAGTGCCACTACTTCTGCCACCTGGACATCATCTGGGTCAACACGCCCAG taAGATGACCATCTACGGCCTGGGCAGCCCCCTGTCCCGACGCCGTCGTTCCACGGGACGCTGCGCATGCGCCAACCCCGCCGACCGCACCTGCGACACCTTCTGCCACAACAG CTCGGAGAATGCCGCTCTGCTGCTGGTAAACCCTTCCACTCAGTCCTGGGACTCAGCAGACAGAAGAACAAGCCCTGACCTGCTGGCCTCCCTCAG GAACGTGGTCCGAGCCAACACGCTGGCGGCCGAGCTGGGCATCTCCCCGAGGAAGAAACCGGCCAGGTCCCGCAGGCCTCGCAACAGATAG